Sequence from the candidate division WOR-3 bacterium genome:
CTGCATAGGCGACGGCATTGCGGCGTCGTGTCGTTGCCCGGAACCGATCGAGGACGCTGCGTTCCTGGCTGACCTCGCCGGCACCGGACTCGCGCTCGAGATACTTCACCCGCCGAACGGCGCGCCGGACCATGTTGTCGTTCTGACCACGGGCCGCGCGCAGCAGCGAGCGCCGCGCGCGCTGGAGTTCCCCGGCAAGTCTCCCTACACCGTTCGTGAAGACATCGAGCCGCCAGCGCGCATCGCCGGCAGTGCGCAGCACAACCAGATCGGGGAACGTGTCTTCATCGATTCTGGCCTGGATTACCCGCAGCAGCCGGGCGCCACTGTATCCGGGAGAGTTGTCGGCAGTCCCGGCCAGCAGCGGAGACCGGATGAACAGGTTCTCCGGCCCCTGCTCGGTGCCGACTCGTATCATCGGCCAGTTGCCAAGCAGCGCAAGGGATATACCCCGAACCCCGGGCGCCAGAGGCAGCCGCGACCGCTCTCGGATCTGCCCGCTGGGAACAAGCCTGACCACGTAGCCTCCCCCCTGGGGATCGGCACCGGCGGCGTAGGCATACCTACCGCTGGCAACGACCGCATCGACCGGACCGGGCAGGCCTGACGCGGAGTCGGCAGCGAGCCGACGCTCTTCTTCACCGGTCTGCGGATTGACGAAGCGCAGGGTTTCGCCGGTAACCACGAGCAGCGTCGGGATGGAATCAAAGAGGACGCAGGCAACATGCGGCTTCGCGACGGGGCCTGCACCGAGCGCCGCTGCCGAGTCCGGTCTCGGCCACCGACAGCGGAGCTCCCGCTTCTTGTGGACGTGGTGGACAGCAAGCCGCTCGCCGTCGAAGAAGATGAGCGCTGGCGATCTGTCGCGATCCAGGTCACAGGACAGCGCATCGCGCGGCAGGAATCCCGGTTTGAGGCGCTCGGCGCTCGCCGTGTACTGCCAGAGCTGCTTGCCTACCACAACCAACCAAGGTTCGCCGCCTTGCCAGGCGCAGAACTCGGCCCGGTTCTCTTCCTCGCAGACAAACGAGAGACTGTCGATTCGGGCGATACCGGGAACAGGCGTCTTCCAGAGCTGCTGCCCGTTGCGGTTCCAGGCCACCAGATCGCAGGTGCCGGACGTCTTTGCCGCCAGCAGCAGAGCGATGTCGGACGCTCCCCGAGCGGGCGTCGGCAGCGCCACGAGTGCCGTGGCTCCCCTCGGAGCCCGACCGAGTTCGCGCAGGCTGTCGACAGCCGAAACCATGAGGACCCTCCCGTCGGCGAGCAAGAGGAACAGACGCTCGCTGTTGTACGTGTTCGCGCCGACCGCCGTCGAGATGACGGCGGCATCGAGGCGACGCGACCACTCCGGCGCGAGGACGCCGGCGCGGGCAGTACTAATGAGCAGCGCGCCGGCCAGCAGGATAAGTGCCGGTCGCCCCGTGGTGGCCTTCGCGCCGTGTCCGCGCCGTCTCATAGACTTCCTAAATGTAGCCGTCAGGTTCCGGCTGTCAACCCGACGCCCTCGTTCGCGCCTCCCTTCCCGCTTCTTACCTGCGAATCAGGACTCCCGTCGCCGGGTCTCTGTCACTCCCGGTCCGCCCTTGACTTTGTCGGTATCCGGGCTTGAATATCTCGGTGCGAAGCGTGCTTCTGCTGCTGGCGGCCGGGTCGTGCGCGTCCGCCGGTTTCTGGGGATCGGAAGCGCTGATTGACAGCGGCCCCGTCTGCGCCTTCGATGCGACCGCTGACTCCTCGGGCGTCATCTGGGCGGCCGTCGCGTTCCCGGATAGCACCGTCCGCCTCTACCACTCAGAAGATTTCGGCGCGACCTGGCGCGGCCGCGATACCCTGCGGGCCGGCTCGTCGGTACGGCAGTTGCAGTTGCTCTCCGGCCAGGGCGACTCCTCGTTCCTGTTCGTCTTCCTGCTCGAAGAGGAGAACGGCGGCGACCTGTGGCTTGCGAGAATCGTGCCCGACTCGGGCGATTTCACTCTCGCGCCTGTCGCCGTAGGACTGGACACGATCGACGACTTTTCGGCAGCACTCGACCGCGACGACCACTACTACCTCTACTGCCTGTATGCGAACGAGCACCGAACCGGCCGCACCGGCACTTTCACCCGTTCGCTCGACTTCGGCGCCTCGTGGGAAGTGGGAACCGACTGGTGGAACGCCTGGGATCCGTGCGTCTCCTACACGAACGGTTCAACGGTTCACTGCGCCTGGCGCTACGCGCTCAATGGCGGCGAGATTCACTACTCCTACAACCGCCACTACGCCGCGTCGGGCTACTGGTCGACCTACCGACTGGTAAGTGACAGCTTCGCAGGACAGTGCTTCGACCCGACCGTCGTGCAGGCCGATACCAGCCCTGCGTCGGCGGCAGCGGTCTGGGTCTTCTACACTGCCGGACGCCGCGACACGGAAGTGCTCGATCTCGATTACTCGACCAGCTCGGACGGCGGCGCGAACTGGAATTCGGGTCTGCCGTTCGGCAGTTCGTTCCGCGACGAGCAACAGCCGTGCCTTGCCGCGGACCTGTCCGGGCCGAGCGGTTACGTCAGCCTCGGCTACACCTCCGGCAACCGAACGCGGGGTGACACGGTCTCCGCCTGGTGGACGTGCGCCAACTCCTTCGACCTCGATGGCTGGCTGGAACCGGTCAAGGTCAGTCGGTTCTCGCTCTCCGCCCTGGCACCGGGGTTGGTATACGTTCCGAACGCGCCGATGCGGCTACCGGGCTTGTGCTACAGCCAGCAGGTAGACACTGGACCCTGGGGTGTTCGGTTTGCCGCGCCATGGCTCTCTTCTTCGCGGCACGCGGAACCGGACACCGCTGGACCTGCCGCCCGCGTGTGGCCCAATCCGGCCACCGGGACGGTGCGGATCAGTGCCATTGTGACCGAACCGGGCGATTATTCTCTGACGTTGTATGATGCCACTGGGCGCCTCGTCTCGAGCGTTCCAGAGCGCCGCTTCGAAGCGGGCCTGTTGTCCTGGACCTGGGACCGGACCTCGCCATCAGGCCGGCGTGTCCCGGCGGGGACGTATTTCCTGCGGCTCAAGGGTCCGGGCACCTGCTTCACCCGCCGGCTCCTCCTTCTCTAGCGCCCGACCTCGGATTTCCGCCTTGTTTGATGGTCTCTGCCGCACCCCAGCCGGCGTTCACGACCGCGGCTATCTACGCATGCTCTCTGCTTCTCGTCCCCTGCCCACTCCTTCCACGGCCCATTTTCCTCCTCCTGCCCGGGACACTGGCCGAGCGTCGCGGGTTGACATCGGTCTTTTCCTGCCCATCATGTATGCATGAAATACGCATTTCGTCTGTTCAGTCTGCTCGTTCTGCCCGCGGCCTTCGTGCTGCTGACGGGTACCGCTTGCGACGGAGGGGCTGCCCCGGATCGGGCGTGGGATCGCGGAGAGTTCCAGCCCGTACCCGAGAACCAGAAGGCCTACTCGTTGCCGGGTGGCATCACCATCGACTCCTGCTACGGCTACGGTGACTACATACCTGAGTCCGACGTACCGCTGTACATGGTCGTGAGCAACACCAACAGCGGCAATACCCAGGTCACCTTCCCGGCCGGGCTCGTGTTCGACCCGGGCGACCCTGATGTCCAGTACATGATGCTGCTCCAGGACTTCACCTTCACCGCCAATGCCGGCGTGACCGACAGCATACTTGTGCCGACCTACTTCTGCAACGCGGACCTCACTGAGCCCGATGACGAGTCGTCCTACGAAATCGCGGGACGGGAGTGGGACAAGGAGACAGAGGAGCTGCTCGACATCGTCGCCAGCAAACAGCTCAATACCGATGACGCGGTCACGCTGGCGCAGACAGCCCTCACTGAAATCACCGACGACGACGGGCTTACTGCAGCCACCCGGACCGCTCTGCAAGCTCTGCCCTGATGCTCCCCGCCGCACCGGCGGCGGTAGTACCGCCGCTGTCCCGGCGAGGGATGGCGGCGCTTGGCTGGGACAGTTGCGACGTCATCATCGTCACGGGTGATGCGTACGTCGACCACCCTTCGTTCGGCAGCGCCGTAGTCGCACGGGTTCTGCTCGACGCCGGGTTTCGGGTTGGTGTGATTGCCCAGCCCCGCTGGTCCGGTCCCGAGGACTTCGCTTCCCTAGGCCGGCCGCGACTCTTCTTCGGAGTCACGGCCGGCAACGTTGATTCGCTCGTAGCCAATTACAGCCCGGCCCTCCAGCGTCGGCGTGCCGACGACTTCTCGCCGGGCGGAAAGCCGGGACTCCGCCCCAACCGCGCCACCACCGTCTACTGCAACCGCCTGCGCGAGACGTTTGGTGACGTGCCCCTCGTCATCGGGGGGATTGAAGCCAGCCTGCGCCGGCTGGCGCACTTCGACCACTGGGAGAACTCCGTGCGCCGCTCCATCCTGCTCGACACGCGCGCCGACATCCTGCTCTACGGCATGGCGGAGAAGGGTGTTGTCGAAGTTGCCCGCCGCCTCTCCGCGGACTCGCCGTCTGTCCCCCGTCCCTCACCTCTCGCTCCCTCTCTTCTGGATGGCATCCCCGGGAGCTGCGTCAACCGCAGAGAAGCGCCGGCCGACGCGGTTGTCCTGCCGTCCTACGAGGCGGCTCTCGCCGACCGGGACGCGTTCAACCAGGCCTTCCGCCTCTGGCACCGCGAGGCCGACAACCCTTCCGGACGGACCGTGGCGCAGCCGCACTCGGACCGATGGGTCGTGCACTACCCGCCGCCTCCCCCGTTGTCCCAGCCCGAGCTCGACCACGTATACGACCTGCCGTACACCCGCCAGCAACATCCTGACTACCGGGAGAAGATCCCGGCGCTCGAAACGGTCCGGTTCTCGATAACCTCACATCGCGGCTGCCTCGGCTCCTGCACCTTCTGCTCCCTCTCCGCCCACCAGGGCCGGATAATCCAGTGGCGCAGCCGGCGCTCTATCCTTGCCGAGGCGGCGCGTATCACCCGGCAAGAGGGCTTCAAGGGACACATCACCGACATCGGCGGCCCGACCGCGAACATGTACGGCGCCACCTGCAAGGTGATGGCCAAGGACCGCGTCTGTCCGGACCGCGAATGCACCTGGCCCCAGCGCTGCCCCAATCTCCGGCTTGCGGCCAAAGAGGAGCTGGCCGTGCTGGGGGCGGTTCGCGCCCTGCCCGGCGTGAAGAAAGTCTCGGTTGGCACCGGTTTCCGGTTCGATCTGCTCGACGAAAGACCCGGCCTCGGCTACCTCGAACAGCTCTGCAACTACTACCTGTCCGGCCAGCTGCGAATCGCGCCCGAGCATGTATCATCGCGCGTCCTTGCCGCGATGCACAAGCCTTCTCACACCTCCTACCTGGCCTTCCGCCGCCGCTTCGCCGACACCAACCGGCACCTCGGCCGGAAGCAGTACCTGATCCCCTACTTCATCTCCGGCCACCCCGGCTCCACGGTCGACGACGCGCTTGAGCTCGCCGAGTTTCTTGTCCGTACCGAGCGGCTCTTCATCCGCCAGGTCCAGCAGTTCACGCCGTTGCCGATGACAACCGCGGCCGCCGCCTGGCACACCGGCAGGGACCCCCTCACCGACAAACCGCTCTACGTCCCGCGCGACCCGAAAGAGGTCCGGCTGCAGCGCGCCCTGCTCCAGCTCCACGAACCCGGCAACTACATCTACGCCCAGCGCGCTCTCCAGAAGCTCGGGCGACAGGATCTCCTTCGCCGCCTCCGGGCCCTCCGGCCGTTGCTGCGTCCGGCGCGTGTCTCGACTTGACAACTCGGCTGTTTGGTCTATAACTCCCGTATGGTTCACTCCCCGTCAGAAAGGATGCCATGAAAGTTCTTGTTGCCCGCGGCGCGGCGGCACTGGTCCTGCTGTTCCTTGCCTGTGACATGCTGCCGACCGACGAGTTCGAACCCACCGGCACCCCGTTTACCCTCAACTCCGACATCCGCGTCGTCTCGATCACCGGCGACCCGGATTTGAGCGACATGGGGCCGATGACCCTTGCCTGCAATGCGGTCTCGCGCACGTCCGGTACGGAAAGCGACGTGCTGCCGGCAGGACTGCTGCTGGTGCGCCGCAACAACCAGACCCAGCACCTCCTCTTCCTCAAGGACCAACCGGTCACCGCAGGCGTGCTGACGACGAAAACGCTGCTTGGCGCCTTCTGCTGCAACAAGTACCGCAACATCCCTGACGCCGGCGACACCTTCGACCTGGGGCCGGTGACCGACAACAACGAGCTGAATCAAATCGTCGGTATTGTGAGGCACAAGGACATCTCCGGCCACAACGACATGTGGATGGTGCAGCGCGCGGTGCAGATGGTCACCGACTCGACCGGCCTGACCCAGGCCTATATCGACTCGCTCAACGCCCTGCCAAATGCGATCGAATAGCCCTGTCCCGCAGCGGATGCCGCACGATCGCCTCGATGAATCTGTACCGTGACCTTATCTACCGGAGTGGTCCGGGAACGCACCCCTACCGCCGGCATGGAGGCACTATGAGAACAATGCTCGCAACCCTGCTCGGCCTGGCCCTGGTCACGAGCAGCGACGGCTGCAACCGGAGAGCGCCGGCCGGTTCGCCTTGGACGCGCTGGGGCATAGCGAAGCCGACAACCGGGCCGGACGCCGAAGCGAAGCTGACGGAGGCACACCGGCTCTTCTACGTGCAGAAGTTCGACTCCGCTGCCTCCCTCTACCGCGAGCTGGTCGAGAGCTTCCCGCAAAGCGCGGAAGCCCACCTCGGCCTGAGCCTGGCCTGCCGGTATCTGGGGCAGCGCGACACGGCGCTGACCGAGGCCCGCGTGGCGTTCGGCCTCGACTCGGAGGCAGTCGGTGTGCTCCTCAACTACGCGAACCTGATGCTGCCGATGCGCACCGGTCCGCTCGCCGATATGAGTGATTCGGCCCGCTACGCCGAGTCGGAACGGTGCCTGCTCAAGGCTGCGGCCTCAAACCATCCCTTCAACGCCCACGCTCACATCGAACTCTGGGCCAGCTACATGGGACAGGGACGGCTGACGGACGCGCGGCGCCAGGCGGCCGAACTCGGCCGGAAGCATTACTACGCGCAGCCGCTGCTCGACTTCGCCCACAACCTGCTGGCCGGCCTGGACACCAACGCCATCCTCTTCACCAGCGGCGACAACGATACCTACCCGCTCTGGGTATTGCAGAACTCCGGCGCGCCGTTCCGGCCGGACGTGACCGTCGCGAACCTGAGCCTGCTCAACATCCGCTCGGTCGTAAGGATGATGCGGGACTCGCTCGGGCTGCCGCTCTCGTTCACCGACAAAGAGATCGATTCGCTGGCGCCGAGACTCGGCGCAACGGGCCTGGAGTTGCCGGCGCACCAGGTCATCGAGAATCTCCTTGCCCTGAAGCCCGGGGCCGGTCGGCCGGTCTACTTTGCGGCGACCGTGAAGAGCGAGATTACCGACCGGTATGCGGACCGGCTGGTACTCGAAGGCCTGGTCAACCGGGTGACGGAGAGCGGCTCGGCCGCGCCGGTGCCCGTGGACCGCATCAGCGAAAACCTGACGCAGAGATACCGGCTCGACTGGCCGGAGCCGCTGCCGCCGTGGCCGCAGAACATGTCGCCGCTGACCCGCAAGGTCGCTCCGCTGGCGGCAAACTACGCGAACGCCTACGCCCGTCTCGCCTCGCTCTACGACTCGCTCGGCCGCCAGGCCGATGCGGCCAATGCCTGGCCGGAGGCGGTCGCCTGGATGAAGCGCAGCGGGAAAGATGACGCGGTCCGTTCCCTGGTCGAGGAGTGGAACAGGTGCCTGCCTGACGATGCCCGAGCCAGGAAGATGAAGGCCGAGCTGGAGAAGAACGTCAAGGCTCAGTGAGACCGTCATGACCGAAGCCCCGCTCGAAGAACACCTGCGCCCGCTTGCGCACCTCGTGGGCCGGACCTTCCGCGGCACGCTCTCCGAGCCCGGCGCGCCGAAACCGCTGGTCGATGTCTCGCGCTGGGAGCGGGCGCTGAACGGGATGGCCGTGCGCAACCTGCACTCGGTCAACGATGGCGAGTATGGCGGGGAAACGACCATCTTCTGGAACCGGGAGCTGCAGACGCTCGAGTTCTTCTACTTCACGACTGCCGGCTTCTTCACCCGCGGCACGATGACCGTGGAGAACGGTGTCATTTCGACCCGCGAGCAGGTTACCGGCAACGAAAACGGCATCACCGAAGTGGCCGCGCAATCAGAACTGCTGGCGGACGGAAGGCTCCGCACCGGCTCGCAGTATCTCCAGAACGGCAAGTGGGTAGAAGGCCACTCCGGCATCTACGTGCCGGACGGCTCCGCCGAAGTCCGCTTCCGCTGACGCCGGGCCGATAGCCGGAGAATCAGCCTGGACCGGCGGGAGGCGGGCAAAGCCCGCCTCCCGCACGATCGCTCAATGCGACTACCTCGCCACTACGACCTTGGCAACCTGGCTTGATGCATCATCCGCGAGCCGGACGAAGTATGCTCCGGCCTCAAGCCCGGCCAGGTTCCAGGCAGCGTGGCCAGCCCCGGTCAAGCGATTAGCTATCTCGCCGACCAGCCTGCCGTTCACGTCAAACGCGGCGAGCCGCGCGCTCCGCCCCGGGGGCACCGAGTACGCGATGGCCGCCGTCCCGAACGCCGGGCTCCTGATCTCGAGTCTGGCAGTACGGATCTCCGCCCCGCTCCGGGGCTCGGCAACGCCTGACAGATATGGCTCGAACAGGAAGTTGTCGATGTACCAGCCCTCGGCAAACACGCTGTTGTCGGAAATGAACCGGAACCCGATGCGGATGGTCTGGCCCGACCAGTCGGCAAGCGGGAACTGCACGTGCTGCCAGTCCGAGTTCGTACCGGTGTAGTTCGCCAGCGGCACCCAGAACTTCGAGCCGTTGTTTATCTCCGGCATACAGAAGTCGTAGTCGACCTCGACGTTGTACCACTGGTCGAACGAGAGCCGGGCCGAGTCGCCGGATACGAAGTACGGCGTCACCAATCGGGCGTCGTTCTCGGCCGTGTACTGCCAGGATCCCTCCGAGCCGCAATACCAGCTGTTGGACGGCGACTGGCTCCGGTGTGACGTCTGGTGCCAGTTGTCCCTCGTGCCGTTGTGGGTCCAGCCATTCGTGCCCCTCTCCGCGTCGTCCGAGAACCCGCGGTTGGTCGTGACCAGCATCGGGAAGCTGACCGCATTGGTGTAGCCGTTCGCGCCGCTGACCGCGAGATTCATGGTCACCAGGCTGTGGTTGGCGTGCGAGCTGTCCACGTGAATGACGAACGGTGTCTGTGACAGGACATCCTGGCCCAGTGCAATCGCGCCGAACGAAGCCGCCGGGGTCGTGACGTCGATGTCCGGGTCCGTGGTCGAGAGCACCGCGCTCACCGAGTCGGCGAGCCCCGACCCCCGGTTCGTCAGTGCGACCGTCAGGTTGACGTCTGCTCCCGGCTCCGCGAACGCGCTCTCGTATGCGCGATACTCCAGCGCCGGCACCTGGTAAACGCCGATGCGCGCGCCCTGGTACATCGCCTTGGAAGAGTTGTTTTGGACGAACACGACGAGTTCGCAATTCCGCGCCACCCAGGCGGCGTCAACCGTGAACGGTCTGGTCTTGGAAATCGAGTCATTGGCCGGTATGGTGACCGCCTCGCCCGCGGCGTCGGGCAGCATGTTCCGCTCCACGTGCTGCAGACTGTCGAGCCCCTGCCATACCTGGTAGATATGGTTCTCGCAGAGCGCGACCTGCAACTGACCGCTCACCGCGCTGCCGGTCGTGTTCTTCAGTTTGATCCCGAGGTCGCCCTGCCTTGTCGCCGAGTCGTACGTACAGGTCAGCTCGATGTCCAGCGGGCTGGGCACAGTCTTGTGCGTATCGAAGTACGCGCGGTACACCGGGTACATCGTGCCGTTGTGGATCCCGCCGACAACCGACTTGTCGCCGTCAAGCCGCACGTGCGGAGTACCGGACACCCCGTAGAAGGCCGACCGGGTGCTGGCGGACGTGTTCGCGTAGATGTCGCCGGAATGATAGGCGATAGTCACCACTGAATCGAAAGCTGCAAACTGCAGCTCCCACAGCCCACGGGCTGAGCCTGGACAGTACGGTCACCAGGTGCCCGTGAACTCCTCGTTCACCATCACACGCTGGGTTCCCAGCAACATTGCCGGTACCAGCAGCACGAGCAGAAACAGACTCTTCACTTCTACCTCCTGGGTAAGGGATGCTTTGCTGAGTGGCGCGTCGGCAACGTCTCGAGATGCCTCGGTGTCGCTTCAGCTCTGCGACGATTCTAGCAGGCCATCTCCGGCGGTCAATCCGATCACCGCCCGAACTCCGGTCTGGGTAGCCGCCGATCTCGCCCCGGCATCACTCTTGTCTCCTGCCCCGCGGCCAGGTGTTCGGATTGGAGATAGACGCGGAGCCTCCCGGAGCCTCTTGACGTGCTTCCTGTTGAACTAGGTGCTATGTCCCCGAACCCTCCTGACCAATCCCGTCCCCGTCTCTACATTCTGGTCTCTGGTTCCTGAATTCTGGCCTATCCAGGTCCGCCTATCTGCGTCCATCGGCGTGCATCGGCGGATTCATACTTCTACCTGTCAACCTAACCTCGCGGCCCCTGGCCGCGCCTGGTCTCTGGTTTCTGGGTTCTGCCTGTCCGTCTCCGCGCCTTCCATCCGTTGACACCAGCTCGCGGGCGGCGGACAATGTACATATGAAGGTGCACAACTACAGGATTCTATTGCGTAGGGAACCCGAGGGTGGCTACACCGTTACCGTCCCTTCACTTCCCGGCTGCGTTACCCATGGCGCAACGCTCGAAGAAGCGGGGGCGATGGCCAAAGAGGCGGTCGAACTGCACCTCGAAAGCCTGCGCGCCCACGGCGAGGAGATACCGACCGACGACAGCACTTTCGAATACACGCTGACCGTGCACGACGGTGCCTAAACTCCCGGCCCTCACGCCCGAGGAACTGGCACGAGTACTCGCCCGAAAGGGATTCGTTCTCGACCGCTCAAAAGGCAGTCACCGTATCTACCTGCACCCGGAAACGAAACGGCGCGGTCGTCCCGTTCCACAAGGGTACGTTGCCTCGGGGAACCTTCTACGAGATACTCCGTCAGGCCGGGATCAGCAAAGAAGAACTGGCCGACCTTCTCTAGCCCCGGCCAGATCTCTGCTCTGACATCTGGCTTAGTCCGTCCTGCGCTCCACTCTACCCTTGATCCCTCTATCTCTCGATCCCTCTCCGCATCTCTGAACTCAGTCCTCTGGTTTCTGAATTCTGTGCTGTCCGACAGAGGCCTCCGCGGCCAACTATCCAGGTTCACCTATCTGCGTTCATCGGCGTGCATCGGCGGTTTCACCCTTCGGGCTTAGAGTTTCATTCGTCATTCGGACTTCGTCATTCCTCCTTGGTAGTGTCTTGATGTCTTGGTGGTGAACCTCGGGTCCGCCATTCTGCAACTTGCCATCTGCACTCTGCAGTCTGCATTGCCTCGGCGCATAGCCCGGCAGGCAAGTCGGGGGACTGACCAAGACGCAACCTCGACTGCTGTCTCGGCGGCAGTCCGGGCCACAAGTGCCCGGACTCACCGGAGAAGAGTCCGTGGCACAAACCGCCGAATTGCATCCCCTGCTGTTCGGCATGCAAGCCCTCCAACTCCCGGTCAGACTGCTCTGGAGACTAGGGACGAAGGACTTTCCGGGACTACGTCCGCGACTGTCTGAGGAACGATGTACGATACAACGATGTGAACGATGCAGGGGGTATTCCCCCAGGTGCAGGGGTCATTTCGTCAGCTTCAAGCCTAACGCCTCAAGCCTCAAGCACATAGGCCCGAAAGCCCGCTCCCGCGCCATTCTACAGCGTTGTAGAATTCGTGGGACTCCCCGTCCCGCCCGCGACCGTCGTTACCTCTGACCTCCAGCCTTGTGCCTCTCGCCTCCGGCCTCGGCCTGTCCCGGCTTCCTGCATTCTGCACTCTGGTTTCTGGACTCTGGATTCTGACCTCTGAACTATCCGTTCCCGTGGAGCGCCGTCGGCCGACATTCAGCCAGGTGTTCGGTTTGGAGATGGACGCGGAGCCGCCCGACACCTCTTGACGCGCTTCCCATTGAATCAAGTGCTGTGTCCCCGAAACCTCACAAGCACGTGCTGCCGCGTCTTGAGAGCGGCAGCACTGCTCATCCGCCGCGCCCTGTTGACATAATCGCCCGCGGGACCTACAATCCAGCCAGGCCCGACCCGGAGCCGGACTTGATGGAGGCTGCACATCCGGTCAGCGACTCCGTCAGAAGTGCTCCGTCCGGACAATCGCCGAACAGCGAGGGTGAGATATGAACGGATGGCTGTCGATCGCGCCGGATTGCCAGGGGTTCGCGTTCTTCTTTGTCGCCGCTTTTCTCGTGCCGGCCTTGCTGCTGGCGCGCAAGGGAATGCGGGAGCGGTGGCCGCTCTTGCCATGGCTCACCATCATTGCGTGGGGCGTGACATTCGGCCTCATCGGGTCGAAACTGATTCTCATGCCGGCGGGCGGTCTGCTGGACGCGATCGCGAGATGCCGCCTGCCCGCGGCATCGGACAAGACTCTGCTGGGCGGACTCCTTGGCGGTATCCTCGGCATTCAGCTTGCCCGGCGCTGGTTGGGTTTCGACTACCCGGTGGCGGACGCCTATGCGCTGGTTCTGCCCCTGGCCACGGCGATCGGGCGCATCGGGTGTCTGCTCGGCGGATGCTGCTTCGGCACTCCCTCAAGCCTGCCCTGGGCGATCTGCTACGGACCCGGCTCCGACGCGCTCAACGCTCATATCACGTGCGGGCTTGTGCAGCCGGGCGCGGCCTTTTCCCTGTCGGTCCACCCGCTCCAGGTCTACGACATCATCCTGATGCTCGTCCTTGCCCTGTTGCTGTGGAAGGTCCGTCGTTTCCTCAAGCGCAGTGGCAGCCTGTTCCTGCTGTACATAGCGTCGTACGGTATTGTACGGTTCGGCGAGGAGTTCATCCGCGAAGGTGGTTCGGGGGCGGCCGGGCTCAAGCACGTCCAGTGGGGGCTGCTTCTTGGCATTGTCGCTGCGATGACGTGCCTCTTGGTCCGGGAACGCAGCCGTCCCCGGCCGGCAACCGCAAGCGTACGGGCCGGAGCCATCAGAACCGCTCTTGCCGTTTCCGCCTTTCTTCCCGTCATCATCGCAGGCCTTGGCTGGTTCACGCCGCTGGAGTTCACCGTCATCGGCGCGCACCTCGTCGCGCTGGCTGTTGCCGCTCTGGCTTGGCTCCTGCCAGCCAGGCACCGCGGAATGCTCGGGCGGGGCGCTGCGACGCTGGCCGCCGGCTCAGCCCTGCTGGTGAGCGGCGACTCGCTCGCGG
This genomic interval carries:
- a CDS encoding T9SS type A sorting domain-containing protein, with translation MRSVLLLLAAGSCASAGFWGSEALIDSGPVCAFDATADSSGVIWAAVAFPDSTVRLYHSEDFGATWRGRDTLRAGSSVRQLQLLSGQGDSSFLFVFLLEEENGGDLWLARIVPDSGDFTLAPVAVGLDTIDDFSAALDRDDHYYLYCLYANEHRTGRTGTFTRSLDFGASWEVGTDWWNAWDPCVSYTNGSTVHCAWRYALNGGEIHYSYNRHYAASGYWSTYRLVSDSFAGQCFDPTVVQADTSPASAAAVWVFYTAGRRDTEVLDLDYSTSSDGGANWNSGLPFGSSFRDEQQPCLAADLSGPSGYVSLGYTSGNRTRGDTVSAWWTCANSFDLDGWLEPVKVSRFSLSALAPGLVYVPNAPMRLPGLCYSQQVDTGPWGVRFAAPWLSSSRHAEPDTAGPAARVWPNPATGTVRISAIVTEPGDYSLTLYDATGRLVSSVPERRFEAGLLSWTWDRTSPSGRRVPAGTYFLRLKGPGTCFTRRLLLL
- a CDS encoding YgiQ family radical SAM protein; translated protein: MLPAAPAAVVPPLSRRGMAALGWDSCDVIIVTGDAYVDHPSFGSAVVARVLLDAGFRVGVIAQPRWSGPEDFASLGRPRLFFGVTAGNVDSLVANYSPALQRRRADDFSPGGKPGLRPNRATTVYCNRLRETFGDVPLVIGGIEASLRRLAHFDHWENSVRRSILLDTRADILLYGMAEKGVVEVARRLSADSPSVPRPSPLAPSLLDGIPGSCVNRREAPADAVVLPSYEAALADRDAFNQAFRLWHREADNPSGRTVAQPHSDRWVVHYPPPPPLSQPELDHVYDLPYTRQQHPDYREKIPALETVRFSITSHRGCLGSCTFCSLSAHQGRIIQWRSRRSILAEAARITRQEGFKGHITDIGGPTANMYGATCKVMAKDRVCPDRECTWPQRCPNLRLAAKEELAVLGAVRALPGVKKVSVGTGFRFDLLDERPGLGYLEQLCNYYLSGQLRIAPEHVSSRVLAAMHKPSHTSYLAFRRRFADTNRHLGRKQYLIPYFISGHPGSTVDDALELAEFLVRTERLFIRQVQQFTPLPMTTAAAAWHTGRDPLTDKPLYVPRDPKEVRLQRALLQLHEPGNYIYAQRALQKLGRQDLLRRLRALRPLLRPARVST
- a CDS encoding tetratricopeptide repeat protein, with translation MRTMLATLLGLALVTSSDGCNRRAPAGSPWTRWGIAKPTTGPDAEAKLTEAHRLFYVQKFDSAASLYRELVESFPQSAEAHLGLSLACRYLGQRDTALTEARVAFGLDSEAVGVLLNYANLMLPMRTGPLADMSDSARYAESERCLLKAAASNHPFNAHAHIELWASYMGQGRLTDARRQAAELGRKHYYAQPLLDFAHNLLAGLDTNAILFTSGDNDTYPLWVLQNSGAPFRPDVTVANLSLLNIRSVVRMMRDSLGLPLSFTDKEIDSLAPRLGATGLELPAHQVIENLLALKPGAGRPVYFAATVKSEITDRYADRLVLEGLVNRVTESGSAAPVPVDRISENLTQRYRLDWPEPLPPWPQNMSPLTRKVAPLAANYANAYARLASLYDSLGRQADAANAWPEAVAWMKRSGKDDAVRSLVEEWNRCLPDDARARKMKAELEKNVKAQ
- a CDS encoding Omp28-related outer membrane protein: MVTIAYHSGDIYANTSASTRSAFYGVSGTPHVRLDGDKSVVGGIHNGTMYPVYRAYFDTHKTVPSPLDIELTCTYDSATRQGDLGIKLKNTTGSAVSGQLQVALCENHIYQVWQGLDSLQHVERNMLPDAAGEAVTIPANDSISKTRPFTVDAAWVARNCELVVFVQNNSSKAMYQGARIGVYQVPALEYRAYESAFAEPGADVNLTVALTNRGSGLADSVSAVLSTTDPDIDVTTPAASFGAIALGQDVLSQTPFVIHVDSSHANHSLVTMNLAVSGANGYTNAVSFPMLVTTNRGFSDDAERGTNGWTHNGTRDNWHQTSHRSQSPSNSWYCGSEGSWQYTAENDARLVTPYFVSGDSARLSFDQWYNVEVDYDFCMPEINNGSKFWVPLANYTGTNSDWQHVQFPLADWSGQTIRIGFRFISDNSVFAEGWYIDNFLFEPYLSGVAEPRSGAEIRTARLEIRSPAFGTAAIAYSVPPGRSARLAAFDVNGRLVGEIANRLTGAGHAAWNLAGLEAGAYFVRLADDASSQVAKVVVAR
- a CDS encoding type II toxin-antitoxin system HicB family antitoxin — encoded protein: MKVHNYRILLRREPEGGYTVTVPSLPGCVTHGATLEEAGAMAKEAVELHLESLRAHGEEIPTDDSTFEYTLTVHDGA